One window of the Caminibacter pacificus genome contains the following:
- a CDS encoding cytochrome c biogenesis CcdA family protein — MFENLSYSLFDYFDKMPFVVSYIAGLLSFLSPCVLPLVPIYFFYITGISAKELQERELNKKEKIKIFLNSMLFIAGFGVVFILLGAAAANLIGNIFANKWVNIIAGIVIVLFGLNVGGFIKFKFLQFEKRANFQNAGSFLLGVSFALGWTPCIGPIFGTIVGIAATEPAKSVFMMILYTLGLATPFILMAFFTVASLKLIEKTKKYMGIIEKISGLLLIAVGIYIFYKGIS, encoded by the coding sequence ATGTTTGAAAATTTAAGTTATTCGCTTTTTGATTATTTTGATAAGATGCCTTTTGTTGTCAGTTATATTGCCGGGCTTTTGAGTTTTTTATCCCCTTGCGTATTACCATTGGTGCCTATTTATTTTTTTTATATAACCGGGATAAGTGCCAAAGAGCTGCAAGAAAGAGAACTTAACAAAAAGGAAAAAATAAAAATTTTTTTAAATTCTATGCTTTTTATTGCGGGATTCGGGGTGGTATTTATTTTATTGGGTGCGGCTGCTGCGAATTTGATAGGTAATATTTTTGCAAATAAATGGGTTAATATAATAGCCGGGATAGTAATCGTACTTTTCGGATTGAATGTCGGAGGGTTTATTAAGTTCAAGTTTTTACAATTTGAAAAAAGAGCCAATTTTCAAAATGCCGGAAGTTTTCTTTTAGGAGTCTCTTTTGCTCTTGGGTGGACGCCTTGTATCGGACCAATATTCGGAACGATTGTAGGAATTGCCGCTACAGAGCCAGCAAAATCGGTATTTATGATGATTTTATATACTTTAGGACTTGCAACTCCTTTTATTTTAATGGCATTTTTTACTGTTGCAAGTTTAAAACTTATAGAAAAAACTAAAAAATATATGGGGATAATAGAAAAAATAAGCGGACTTTTATTGATTGCCGTTGGAATTTATATTTTTTATAAAGGTATATCATGA
- a CDS encoding c-type cytochrome has product MKKVVIFLGVMLFAKDFVFCTSCHNGRKEIKLSTLTKQEIVKKLHEFKSSEKGTMSYIAKGLSEKDIKKVAEKYGK; this is encoded by the coding sequence ATGAAAAAAGTCGTTATTTTTTTAGGAGTTATGCTTTTTGCAAAAGATTTTGTCTTTTGCACGTCTTGTCATAACGGAAGAAAAGAGATAAAACTTTCGACTCTTACAAAGCAGGAAATAGTAAAAAAACTACATGAATTTAAAAGTTCAGAAAAAGGTACGATGAGCTATATTGCAAAAGGTTTAAGCGAAAAAGATATAAAAAAAGTCGCCGAAAAATACGGTAAGTAG
- a CDS encoding cytochrome C gives MKKLLVIAAVAGMAFAYTDCAMCHNGGMAQKLDKLTPAQIVKMMKEFKAGKGNQTMVGIAQGMSDKEIQEAAKKYGKK, from the coding sequence ATGAAAAAATTACTTGTAATTGCAGCGGTAGCTGGTATGGCTTTTGCATATACTGATTGTGCTATGTGTCATAACGGTGGTATGGCTCAAAAACTTGACAAATTAACTCCAGCTCAAATCGTAAAAATGATGAAAGAATTCAAAGCTGGAAAAGGTAACCAAACAATGGTTGGAATCGCTCAAGGAATGAGTGATAAAGAAATTCAAGAAGCAGCTAAAAAATACGGGAAAAAATAA